The proteins below come from a single Papaver somniferum cultivar HN1 chromosome 11, ASM357369v1, whole genome shotgun sequence genomic window:
- the LOC113325141 gene encoding uncharacterized protein LOC113325141, with product MKQVCFSSSLVFILLVILVNFHGGHVHGAGLINTACKNAVERFQERVTYSFCVASLEANPKSKNYGIEDLAVVAYEHATKKGISVNSYIHQLLKDGKQSSDVMVRLKGCRRDYKDIVSIMKDATGSFRRGDTEGGANGLDTAEDSVLHCQRRFDGGFTSPLAKEDSEFLQHIYISYTITEMIQALWPPA from the coding sequence ATGAAGCAAGTTTGTTTCTCTTCGTCTTTGGTGTTCATTCTTCTTGTTATTCTCGTGAACTTTCATGGAGGTCATGTTCATGGTGCTGGTCTAATAAATACTGCATGTAAGAATGCGGTAGAAAGGTTTCAGGAAAGGGTAACATATAGTTTTTGTGTAGCATCTCTGGAAGCCAACCCTAAAAGTAAAAATTATGGTATTGAAGATCTTGCTGTAGTAGCATATGAACATGCTACGAAGAAAGGAATTTCGGTTAATTCATACATCCATCAGCTTTTGAAAGATGGAAAACAAAGTTCAGATGTAATGGTCCGTTTGAAAGGTTGTCGGCGTGATTATAAGGATATTGTCAGTATTATGAAAGATGCAACTGGATCCTTCCGTCGTGGAGATACTGAAGGTGGCGCGAATGGACTGGATACTGCCGAGGATAGTGTGCTTCATTGTCAACGACGTTTTGATGGTGGATTCACTTCTCCATTGGCAAAAGAAGATAGTGAATTCCTTCAACATATTTATATTTCATATACGATTACTGAGATGATTCAGGCCCTTTGGCCTCCTGCTTAA